The nucleotide window GGATGCTGGTGGACCTGCCCACCTCTTAGTGCAAGAACCAGATGCAGCACAGAGCCACCCTGGATCTTGTAATCAGCTGCTGTTTTTTCATCATTCCTGAGGTGAAGATGAAGGGTTTAGGATAAAAACACACAAATGTTATAGAAGCAAGATGAACGTGTGCAGAAATGCATTACATCTGTTTTCCACTGTAGATGAGTCTCTGTTGCTGGGGTGGGATTCCCTCTTTCTCCTCCACTCTCTCTTTTATTCTCTCCACCTGAACAAAACACACGCATCAATGCACATCAAATCAAATGCTCTTTAACATTTGCTGTAAATCATTAATCATTTTATAGTGTACCTTGTCTGTGGGCTCGATGTCGATCTCGATTTCTTTGCCAGTGAGTGTCTTAAAAACAATGACGACGATTAAGTCATTTTACAAATAAGATTTGCCTCTGAATGCGTCTTTTGCCATTTACATACCACAGTGTGTTATAATACTATCTATATACGTCGTACtataataaaatgctgtttgtttgATTCGCAATGCCTTACTATGTTTAATAactaattataaataattgcacTAGCCCAGACTAGAAGCATACTGACGAACTGCATAAAAACTGTGCTGAATAAACTGGCTGTTCTTACCTTGACTTTAATTAGCATTGTGGCTTCTTCTGTTTTAGAAAAACATCCAGAGAAATTTAATGCGAATATAATTAAGTAACAGTGGAAGAAGTTCAGGCACCTCAAATCAAATTATTCCTACAATTTCCCCACTGGTTCCTGCGTTACTAAAAAATAATTCCTGCCATTCTAGTGTCTGTAGGAAACGTTCCGACGGCTGTGATGAAAATAACGGCGTTCGATGCCAGACGACGATTtagagttttgtaaaattaacgaattgttttagttttagtagctTTATTACTAGAATATACATAACTTACGAAACTAACTCTAAATAACAAAATATGTCAGTTAAATTTAAACTAaccgggaaaaaaaaaatgcGACATTTATTGCGACAGTACGCTGCAAAGTGATCGTTGTTTGTAGTTTTTCATCGAACGTTTGACCTTGAATTTACGCGCAAGCCGTTAGCATAAAGACTACAGTACATGCGTAAACATCCGCCTCCCAAAACGACCGCCTCCAACCCGGAAATCGGTTTCATTCTTTACCACACAGCCCTAGAAGAAGGTGCTCGTTTGCAATTATAGGTAGGACAATATTTATTTTGTGGCGTACGTATATAAGGACATACGTACAATAGTTTGTAATGGAGAGCAAAGACGTTTAGTGTCAAAATGATAGAGAAAATCAACACTTATGCTCTTGTGGCCTAGATTATCTGACAGCTATGACATGTGCAGAACAAAACCAGATGTGAGACGTTGTCATTTAAgggtcattttattttgttttgttatgaTTTATATCTTTACTCTCCTGTTTGAAACTGAATAAGTAATTGGTAttacaaaatgtttaattatatattaagtgttttgaaataattatataaaaaaatatatcctGTCTCACACTGTATCACCCTTCCCCCTTCCTCAGCCTCTGCAGCTCCCATAAATGAAAGAGTGGGAATGTTTATCCTTCCCTTCTTGTCTTGTGTTTTTGCAGACAGTAAGATACGGTTAGAGCAGTCTCAAGGCTATCCTCCTCAGCAGCCATGCCACGAATTGAAAATGATATCAAACTTGACTTCAAGGACGTGCTGCTTCGCCCCAAAAGAAGCACTCTCAAATCTCGCAGTGAGGTTAGTCACTcttaatatgtttttatttacagAGTAGATGACATATAGAGTATTACTATGGACTAACCTCAGGTTAATTGAATTTTCATTGCAAACATATGGTGCAATGCACTTTCATTGCTTGTCGCACTCTGTTCTGTTTCTCATCTGTTTCAGGTGGATCTCATGCGCAGCTTTACGTTCAGAAACTCAAAGGGAAGTTATCGTGGCATTCCTATTATAGCTGCCAACATGGACACCGTGGGGACTTTTGAAATGGCCTTAGCCTTACATCAGGTATAAATGAACTCTTTTCTAATTTCCGTAATTGTAGAT belongs to Garra rufa chromosome 3, GarRuf1.0, whole genome shotgun sequence and includes:
- the nedd8 gene encoding NEDD8: MLIKVKTLTGKEIEIDIEPTDKVERIKERVEEKEGIPPQQQRLIYSGKQMNDEKTAADYKIQGGSVLHLVLALRGGQVHQHPSSLLSSM